A part of Miscanthus floridulus cultivar M001 chromosome 6, ASM1932011v1, whole genome shotgun sequence genomic DNA contains:
- the LOC136458352 gene encoding lysM domain receptor-like kinase 3 isoform X2 encodes MAKHGFLFFLTLFLQHHYTSASFIDQPSSSIASTAEWQPLHCNDVSISPSCGSFLYVTPQGRNLSEIVSVFNGNASLIQTIKRLSGSEDLLMGVACKCQAISNTTTAFFHDTQYKVESDDTPDEVKSNTFSGLAMNVGDGLLLTPGNTITVHLPCGCSSTASEGVLSYPVQEEDTLITIASLFHSSPQDILNLNPSVTNPDFIKPGWILFIPMGVAGSSKKRVGSMTIIIAASISAAILFFCVFTVILRLRRRSSQHNVEAPEIKMERAPSNTSIADLESRFFPSIRINDIDPFQTERPAIFSLKVVGDATANFDEKRKIGEGGYGSVYLGFIGAHEIAIKKMKASKSKEFFAELKALCKVHHINVVELIGYAAGDDHLYLVYEYVQNGSLSEHLHDPLLKARGIEYIHDHTKACYVHRDIKTSNILLDNGLRAKVADFGLVKLVERSDEEECMATRLVGTPGYLPPESVLELHMTTKSDVYAFGVVLAELITGLRALIRDNKEVNKMKSIISIMRKVFKSEDLESSLETIIDPNLKDSYPIEEVCKMANVSMWCLSEDPLNRPEMRDIMPTLCQIHLTSIEWEASLGGDGEVFSGVSYGR; translated from the exons ATGGCTAAACATGGTTTCCTGTTCTTCCTCACCTTGTTTCTGCAACACCACTATACAAGCGCCTCTTTCATTGATCAGCCAAGCAGCAGCATAGCATCAACTGCGGAATGGCAACCCCTGCATTGCAATGATGTGTCCATCAGCCCTTCATGCGGCTCATTCCTTTACGTCACTCCTCAAGGGCGTAACCTGTCAGAGATTGTCTCTGTATTCAACGGTAATGCATCTCTCATCCAGACTATCAAGCGGCTCTCTGGTTCAGAGGACCTGTTGATGGGCGTGGCATGCAAGTGTCAGGCTATCAGCAACACCACGACTGCTTTTTTTCATGACACTCAATATAAAGTGGAGTCGGATGACACACCTGACGAAGTTAAGAGTAATACCTTCAGCGGGCTTGCaatgaatgttggtgatggtttgCTATTGACACCTGGGAATACAATTACGGTTCACCTCCCATGCGGGTGTTCCTCAACAGCATCAGAGGGAGTATTGTCTTATCCAGTGCAGGAGGAAGATACCCTGATTACTattgcaagcttgttccattcaaGTCCACAAGATATCTTAAACTTGAATCCAAGTGTGACAAATCCTGATTTCATTAAACCAGGATGGATCTTGTTTATTCCAATGGGAGTTGCTGGTTCTTCTAAGAAAA GGGTTGGTAGTATGACAATCATAATAGCAGCATCCATATCTGCTGCAATATTGTTCTTCTGCGTCTTCACTGTCATTCTTCGCCTGAGAAGGAGGTCTTCTCAGCACAATGTTGAAGCACCTGAAATAAAAATGGAGAGAGCTCCCAGCAACACCAGCATCGCTGATCTGGAGAGCCGTTTCTTTCCATCCATTAGAATTAATG ATATTGACCCATTCCAAACAGAGAGGCCTGCCATTTTTAGTTTGAAAGTAGTTGGAGATGCTACAGCTAATTTCGATGAGAAAAGAAAGATCGGCGAGGGAGGATATGGCAGTGTTTACCTTGGTTTCATAGGAGCACAT GAAATTGCAATTAAGAAGATGAAAGCAAGCAAATCGAAGGAATTCTTTGCTGAGTTGAAAGCTCTATGCAAAGTACATCACATTAACGTG GTTGAGTTGATTGGTTATGCTGCTGGGGATGATCACCTATACCTTGTGTATGAATATGTCCAGAATGGATCACTTAGTGAGCATCTACATGATCCGTTGCTGAAAG CACGTGGTATTGAGTACATTCATGATCATACTAAGGCCTGTTATGTGCATCGTGACATCAAAACAAGCAATATTCTTCTCGACAATGGATTAAGAGCTAAA GTTGCAGATTTCGGACTAGTGAAGCTTGTTGAGCGTAGTGATGAAGAAGAATGTATGGCAACTCGTTTAGTTGGAACGCCAGGATACCTTCCACCTGA GTCAGTTCTTGAACTTCACATGACTACCAAGTCTGATGTGTATGCATTTGGAGTAGTTCTTGCAGAGCTCATTACTGGACTCCGTGCACTTATCCGGGATAACAAAGAAGTCAACAAGATGAAGTCAATAATCTCAATT ATGAGGAAAGTCTTCAAATCAGAAGATCTAGAGAGCTCATTGGAAACAATTATAGATCCTAATTTGAAGGACAGCTATCCCATAGAAGAAGTGTGCAAG ATGGCAAATGTTTCAATGTGGTGCCTAAGTGAGGATCCATTGAACCGGCCTGAGATGAGGGACATCATGCCAACTCTGTGTCAAATCCATCTCACCTCTATTGAATGGGAAGCATcacttggaggtgatggcgaaGTATTTAGTGGTGTTTCCTATGGTAGATGA
- the LOC136458352 gene encoding lysM domain receptor-like kinase 3 isoform X1, whose amino-acid sequence MAKHGFLFFLTLFLQHHYTSASFIDQPSSSIASTAEWQPLHCNDVSISPSCGSFLYVTPQGRNLSEIVSVFNGNASLIQTIKRLSGSEDLLMGVACKCQAISNTTTAFFHDTQYKVESDDTPDEVKSNTFSGLAMNVGDGLLLTPGNTITVHLPCGCSSTASEGVLSYPVQEEDTLITIASLFHSSPQDILNLNPSVTNPDFIKPGWILFIPMGVAGSSKKRVGSMTIIIAASISAAILFFCVFTVILRLRRRSSQHNVEAPEIKMERAPSNTSIADLESRFFPSIRINDIDPFQTERPAIFSLKVVGDATANFDEKRKIGEGGYGSVYLGFIGAHEIAIKKMKASKSKEFFAELKALCKVHHINVVELIGYAAGDDHLYLVYEYVQNGSLSEHLHDPLLKGHQSLSWTARTQIALDAARGIEYIHDHTKACYVHRDIKTSNILLDNGLRAKVADFGLVKLVERSDEEECMATRLVGTPGYLPPESVLELHMTTKSDVYAFGVVLAELITGLRALIRDNKEVNKMKSIISIMRKVFKSEDLESSLETIIDPNLKDSYPIEEVCKMANVSMWCLSEDPLNRPEMRDIMPTLCQIHLTSIEWEASLGGDGEVFSGVSYGR is encoded by the exons ATGGCTAAACATGGTTTCCTGTTCTTCCTCACCTTGTTTCTGCAACACCACTATACAAGCGCCTCTTTCATTGATCAGCCAAGCAGCAGCATAGCATCAACTGCGGAATGGCAACCCCTGCATTGCAATGATGTGTCCATCAGCCCTTCATGCGGCTCATTCCTTTACGTCACTCCTCAAGGGCGTAACCTGTCAGAGATTGTCTCTGTATTCAACGGTAATGCATCTCTCATCCAGACTATCAAGCGGCTCTCTGGTTCAGAGGACCTGTTGATGGGCGTGGCATGCAAGTGTCAGGCTATCAGCAACACCACGACTGCTTTTTTTCATGACACTCAATATAAAGTGGAGTCGGATGACACACCTGACGAAGTTAAGAGTAATACCTTCAGCGGGCTTGCaatgaatgttggtgatggtttgCTATTGACACCTGGGAATACAATTACGGTTCACCTCCCATGCGGGTGTTCCTCAACAGCATCAGAGGGAGTATTGTCTTATCCAGTGCAGGAGGAAGATACCCTGATTACTattgcaagcttgttccattcaaGTCCACAAGATATCTTAAACTTGAATCCAAGTGTGACAAATCCTGATTTCATTAAACCAGGATGGATCTTGTTTATTCCAATGGGAGTTGCTGGTTCTTCTAAGAAAA GGGTTGGTAGTATGACAATCATAATAGCAGCATCCATATCTGCTGCAATATTGTTCTTCTGCGTCTTCACTGTCATTCTTCGCCTGAGAAGGAGGTCTTCTCAGCACAATGTTGAAGCACCTGAAATAAAAATGGAGAGAGCTCCCAGCAACACCAGCATCGCTGATCTGGAGAGCCGTTTCTTTCCATCCATTAGAATTAATG ATATTGACCCATTCCAAACAGAGAGGCCTGCCATTTTTAGTTTGAAAGTAGTTGGAGATGCTACAGCTAATTTCGATGAGAAAAGAAAGATCGGCGAGGGAGGATATGGCAGTGTTTACCTTGGTTTCATAGGAGCACAT GAAATTGCAATTAAGAAGATGAAAGCAAGCAAATCGAAGGAATTCTTTGCTGAGTTGAAAGCTCTATGCAAAGTACATCACATTAACGTG GTTGAGTTGATTGGTTATGCTGCTGGGGATGATCACCTATACCTTGTGTATGAATATGTCCAGAATGGATCACTTAGTGAGCATCTACATGATCCGTTGCTGAAAG GCCATCAATCTCTTTCATGGACTGCTAGAACACAGATAGCATTGGATGCAGCACGTGGTATTGAGTACATTCATGATCATACTAAGGCCTGTTATGTGCATCGTGACATCAAAACAAGCAATATTCTTCTCGACAATGGATTAAGAGCTAAA GTTGCAGATTTCGGACTAGTGAAGCTTGTTGAGCGTAGTGATGAAGAAGAATGTATGGCAACTCGTTTAGTTGGAACGCCAGGATACCTTCCACCTGA GTCAGTTCTTGAACTTCACATGACTACCAAGTCTGATGTGTATGCATTTGGAGTAGTTCTTGCAGAGCTCATTACTGGACTCCGTGCACTTATCCGGGATAACAAAGAAGTCAACAAGATGAAGTCAATAATCTCAATT ATGAGGAAAGTCTTCAAATCAGAAGATCTAGAGAGCTCATTGGAAACAATTATAGATCCTAATTTGAAGGACAGCTATCCCATAGAAGAAGTGTGCAAG ATGGCAAATGTTTCAATGTGGTGCCTAAGTGAGGATCCATTGAACCGGCCTGAGATGAGGGACATCATGCCAACTCTGTGTCAAATCCATCTCACCTCTATTGAATGGGAAGCATcacttggaggtgatggcgaaGTATTTAGTGGTGTTTCCTATGGTAGATGA
- the LOC136458353 gene encoding WAT1-related protein At5g64700-like, with translation METLNLKRFHGIAKASGVLFSIAGVIVLAFYQGPAFRSFIHHNPFHHTSNSHAGVSAHPKRVWIFGNFLTTLSTTSWALWTVLQGPMLEAYPSKLLNTTLQMIFATIQCFFIALAAERDFSKWQLALDIRLFAVLYSGILVSGVAYYMQVWVIEKSGPVFLAMTMPITSLVTIILSLFLGEAVTLGSILGGLIMVGGLYSVLWAKRSEQVDASKQ, from the exons ATGGAGACATTGAACTTGAAGAGATTCCACGGGATTGCAAAAGCTTCAGGCGTATTGTTTAGCATTGCTGGCGTGATTGTACTTGCATTTTACCAAGGACCTGCGTTCAGATCATTCATCCACCATAACCCTTTTCATCACACAAGTAACTCCCATGCTGGGGTTAGTGCTCATCCTAAAAGGGTTTGGATATTTGGAAATTTCTTGACGACTTTATCAACTACATCATGGGCTCTTTGGACAGTTCTTCAG GGGCCTATGCTGGAAGCATATCCATCTAAGCTGCTCAACACAACCCTCCAGATGATCTTTGCAACAATTCAGTGTTTCTTCATCGCCCTAGCGGCTGAGAGGGATTTTTCAAAATGGCAGCTAGCGCTGGATATACGTCTTTTTGCTGTGCTGTACTCT GGCATACTTGTCTCAGGAGTTGCATATTATATGCAAGTATGGGTCATCGAAAAGAGCGGACCTGTTTTCTTGGCCATGACAATGCCAATAACCTCGCTTGTCACAATTATTCTGTCTTTGTTTCTCGGAGAAGCGGTTACCCTGGGAAG TATCTTAGGTGGACTAATCATGGTTGGTGGTCTGTATAGTGTCCTTTGGGCCAAGAGGTCTGAGCAAGTGGATGCCAGCAAGCAATAA